Proteins encoded within one genomic window of Brassica rapa cultivar Chiifu-401-42 chromosome A09, CAAS_Brap_v3.01, whole genome shotgun sequence:
- the LOC103842038 gene encoding auxin-responsive protein IAA30, whose protein sequence is MGRGRRSSSSSSIESSCKSNPFGGSSSNNTRNLSTDLRLGLSFGSSSGQYYNGGENHEYEVVAAADQEMIMEEEQEEDQNECNSLGSFYVKVNMEGVPIGRKIDLYSLSGYHDLITTLDYMFNASILWAEEEEMCSEKSHVLTYADKEDDWMMVGDVPWEMFLSSVRRLKISRAYHY, encoded by the exons ATGGGAAGAGGTAGAAGAAGCTCATCGTCTTCATCGATAGAAAGTAGCTGCAAAAGCAACCCATTTGGTGGCTCTTCGAGTAATAATACTCGGAACCTAAGCACTGACCTGAGGCTCGGACTCAGCTTCGGCTCATCGTCCGGTCAATATTACAACGGCGGAGAAAATCATGAATATGAAGTCGTTGCGGCTGCTGATCAAGAAATGATCATGGAAGAAGAGCAAGAAGAAGATCAAAACGAGTGTAATAGTCTTGGAAGCTTCTACGTGAAGGTTAACATGGAAGGAGTTCCTATTGGAAGAAAGATCGATCTATATTCCCTTAGTGGGTATCATGATCTGATCACAACGCTTGATTACATGTTCAACGCCTCAATCCTAT GGGCTGAGGAAGAAGAGATGTGTAGTGAGAAAAGTCATGTGCTAACATACGCAGACAAGGAAGATGACTGGATGATGGTTGGAGATGTTCCTTGGGA GATGTTCTTGTCTAGCGTGAGAAGACTGAAGATCTCAAGAGCTTATCACTACTGA